The DNA sequence acaaggccccaagagtgttgattgtttgaatgaattctggggtcccaaaccttgcttttgcacccgtcttcttgttgatcatcatttttccacttgggtgatGAACAGTCGGAATTCTTATGGAGACATCCAAACaatttcctagacccattcaattgagaattataccaacctttgtacttcaatttggagcatacaaccatattgaaccttgcatgacaacccttaccactaaccatctcccttttactcttatagccacaaagagctctaagttacccatccgtctcaagcaaagcatattcaattgggctaattaagcttagagatgaaagatttacccacttgaatgaaggaatgggcgatgatggctttgggggagaggtctccaacaactttggcaaggtaatttccagctccattcccttgagctcttccttgacaacttccacctttttgcaagcttctttaatatcaaactcttcctcttggtagctttcttctaattcgatctcttcttcattgttcaccaagggcatgggaggttgtgcttcttcttctttaatctccatgtcaagtccaatgggagaggattcatatatagataaaaattaatcaatgattgaatccatctcttgatcatccccttcaaagtcttcaactatgatatgccttggaggttgtacaccctcctcaacatcaaattcaaactccttagaagggggctctatgactgggctttcccatggacgttccacatctcctaagtcttcaaccacttcttcttctttgataattccggcttcctccacttgttccagtacaaagtcatgcttcttactgtccactggagtttctagtgtctccttcatgctacgttcttcattagattctccacatgaagccatgaggGTTCCTTGAGtctccgaacgtcgggaagctaattgatttatctcttgttccagttgatgaagggttgcatgaaattgatctactatttccttgaggcgagcctgtgattcttgggtcgatggatatggacactgtgcatatggaagtggtggttcttaggggtaattagattggaattggggtggataagggttagggtcatatggaggtgaatggttgtaggtggcttgtgagtatggtggttcaaaactatgttgaggaggtggttcattggtatatggtggggcttgttggtaactacaagggggtccaccatatctatcatcttaatacgcacctcggaatggctcttgaccatagtaaattggtggaggtggtttgtcacagaggggtccaccataactattgtcttggaatgcattgtaggatggtcgttgtccatggtatcttggaaggtgttgttgccgaaagggttgatcagatcctcgtagCTCCTTTCATCTtcgattgttttgaccttgatgcatgttcctgttatagcttccattccttttaacaacattggaaccaaacttaaagccagaggggtgagaattcatagtagctaaagaaaataaaaattaataaaaataaactcctaaaactagaaacactaacaaagaaacaaaaaagcaaatatttacaataaccaataataaggcacacgtttgcaattccccggcaacggcaccattttgacgatATAGATTCTtgctaataaataattttataaaaataatcgtgttgtaagtatagtttctaaaccaacagagaattctttcatacaaaagtttggttgtcacaagtaacaaaacccaataaaatttataaccgaagtattcaaacctcgtgtcgtcttctcaaggaattgcagggaagtatgatttattattggttatgaaaaaaggtatatttttgggtttttggaataagaaacaagtaatttaaatgacaaaaaaaataaattaataataaagtaaattaattatcatgaaaaccattgtaaagtataagaactggaaatctcatcctagttatccttatcatgtgtgatgagaattgtttattgctcccacttagttaacccttactaaataaaagaaagtcaagtggactaattaatttgattcctcaagtcctagtcaactcccaaggaaagactagctttagaggtatccaaatcaattagcaaatttcaattttcaatcaacagctgagtttgataactcaagtgtcaccaattacttaaccaaagcaaagggagaaaaatctaaattatttatataaatagaagatagcaatcataaatctgaaatacctcaaattgcatcaaatagaatattcaaatctaacatgaagagttcataagccaaattggctaAATAAGTAATTACCAAGAGAAATagagcaactaaagtaatagagtaaataaaagtagaagagaaactaaatcaaaagaacattgaacctggaatgcagaagaagtaaacataacctttaagagaaatcctaatcctaaatcctaagagagaggagagagcttctctctctaaacctacatctaaaacctactattgtgaataatgaatgttgtattttttgaatgaatggattcttccactttatagcctctaatatgtgttttctgggctgagaactgggccagaaacagcccagaaatcgctggaggcgaATTTTGGTCCGTATAGGTCGCTGGTTTTCTACagaaccacgcgtgcgcgtggattcaTGCATGCGCGTCACTTatcgtcagagcaactatggtatattatatataatttcgaagaatcggacgttagctttccaacgcaactggaaccgcctcatttgaacctctgtagctcaagttatgaccgtttgagtgcgaagaggtcaggctagacagcttagcaatttcttcaacttcttgtattccttccacttttgcatgcttcctttccatcctctaagccattcctgtcttataaatcctgaaatcacttaacacacatatcaaggcatcgaatggtataaagggagaaTTAATATTTGGTGatttaaaggcttgggaagcaagtttccaattatagaacaaaattaggaaggaaaatgtaaaaccatgcaaatcatatgaataagtgagtaaagaattgatataaactactcaattgaccataagataaaccataaaattgtggtttatcagcgcatgtcacgcgtacgtgtcagtcacgcgtacgcgtcagtcacgcatacgcgtcaggtacgcacacgcgtcgctgtgcattctcgcttatcacgcgtacgcgtcaggtatggCACGCGTCgctgtaaaaatatccaaatcacgcgcacgcgtgagccctgcttgcgcgtcgatcctcactggttatctccttcaattcttgtgttccttccatctttgcaaactttttctccatcctctaagccattcctgtcctatacagcctgaaaacacttaacgtacagatcacggcatcgaatggtataaagggaaattaaaatacacaatttaaaggcttaggaaacaagttttcaaccatagaacaaaattgggaaggaattgaacaatcatgcaatttgtataaataagtgtgcaaagacttgataaaaaccactcaaattagcacaagataaaccataaaatagtggtttatcaggcgtCCAGGTCAATATCCTCCCTTGTAAAAAAgagtttttgaaagaaagaatttgCCACCATTTCTAGAGTCAAAGTCTCCGTGGCCCAACACCCATCCTCCAAAAACAAcccatgaattttgttcctctttcGCCTAATAACCGTCTGCAGATGAAAAAATTGTGTATTTCTGTCTCCACATCTCACCCATTGTTCTCTATATTTTTTGTACCACAACAGCTCTTCTTGAAGAAGGATAGCATTTAGTTCCTGATGTAAAACTTGCTCTTTGATCCTAAACTGTTGATCCTCCCGACTCTCCAGAGTAATCTGATCGTCATTCAAAAGCCTCTCTAGCTcccttttcttaacaaaaatatcaCTAAAAACCTTTTTATTGAAGCTAGTTGCATCTTTTTGAACCTCCAACAAACATTTGACCACATCTGTAGCTCTTTTATTCCAATCTGTATGAACAACATTCCTAAAAAGAGGATGAGTCATCCATGCAGCCTGGAATCTGAACGGACGATGGCCCTTGGTAGCCCTCTCTGCCATCTTGCACCTAGTGAACAACAGACAATGATCAGAGTGAAGGCGCGCTAGCACCTCAGTATAAGCCTCCGGAAACATTAGTCGCCAGTCCTGGTTGATGACTGCTCTATCAAGCTTCTTAGCCACCTGCACCCCACCTTTAACCCTCCTGTACCAAGTGAATCTTCTCCCAATAGCCCCCATATCAAACAACCCACAATCCTCCAATGTTTTCACAAATTGTTCTGCTCTGGCAAGTCTAAACTACCTCCCTCTAACTTCACTCTGCAACAGAACATCATTAAAGTCCCCTAACATGATCCAAGGTCCGTAGATCATATTAGCAATCCTTGTCAAGTCACCCCACAGTTTTTTACGCCGATGTATATGTGGATTAGCATACACCGTACTGCAGTAACTAGAAGTATTgcccataaaaatttcaaaactgATACATTGATCAACTACATCCAACGCTCTCACAGAAATATTTGAATTAGAACATAGAACTTAGATACCCCCACTATGATCATTAGCCTCAACAACACCAACATCCTGATAACCTAGGTTGTTCCAAAAAGATTTCATCCTCTCGAAAAGAATATGGgtttcaaacaaaataaaaaaagtaggGTAAAATTTATTCACTAAATCTTTACTATGAACCTGGGCCAATTTATTATAGGCCCCTCTAATATTCCAAAATAGAAAGCTTAAATCTAAATAATCCATAAAACAGTTGTACTGTAAAAAGGACAAACCTTAGCCGAAGTCCCTAACGAGATGATAAAGATCCACCATCATATCCCCCTGAGACTTGCTTGTCCTTACCCGGTTATTGCTCGGTTTGTCTGTGTCCCTCTACTAGAAACCCTTCCCATGCAATTCGCTGATTTGATGCTTGCTGACATCGCCAAGGCATTTCGGAGTCGACGGTGAATTCTGCAAAGAAGAAGGGCGCAACCTCTTGTGTCCTTTTTGATAATGGAAGTGAAAGTCGGCACCGCAACGGAGACAGCTTTGCCCTTCATCCCTTGCTGTTTGGAAGACGCCATGCATGCTTGAGATCTGCCAACCGACCCGGTCTTCACCCCTGGTTCAGCTCCTCTCATACGCAGCCCAAAGTCACGATTTTGGCCCAATTTCTGATTTGAGTGCAACAACACTTTGTCTTTAGAGGTTTGTTGGGCTTTGTTTGATTGACtcaatttttctctctttttactgCTGACTTTGGTCCAGCCAGCCTCATCTCCCAAATGTTGGGACCCCACTTCCTTCCCAAACAACATATCACCCAATTCCTCTCCAATATCTACAACTATCACTGAATCTTCGGGATTGcatccaaattcaaaaattttctcctttgagGCTTCCTGTGGTTGCACCATCTGGGTCGCCGACTTGGTCACTGATGTTTTCTTTTGATCCACCTCTTCTAACTCAATCGGGATCACTCTGCAGTCACTTGTTGGATGCCCGAAATAATTGCACTTGTCACAAATAAGGTGTAAACATTCATACTCCACCTTATATTCAAACTCATCGACAATCACACTTCGGACCACCGGCAAACCAAGATTAATTTGCACGCAAGCCCGAGCAAATTTCTCCCACTCTGTCGACTTATTAGCCAGATCCACCCTGACTGGTCTCCCCACAGCAGAAGCGATTCTCATCATGGCTTTATCCTAATAGTACCATATGCTCAAACCAGTGTTTCGAATCCAAACCATAGTCTCCCCGAAAGTGTCCTCACAAGGTTTAAAATCCGGTAATCACGGCTTGACTGCAATATAGTGACCGAAGATCATCCATGGCCCCCTAGTAAAACCTTTTCTCGATCGTCCATGCGATCAAATTTGACGAGGAAGTACCCCAAACCCACATCCAAGATTTCATATCCACTGGTGATCCTCCATACCCCTTTCAGTTTGTGAAACATGGCCGTGTAACTAAGATTTTTTTCAAGAACCTTAATCACAATTGCCTCCTTGTATGGTTCAGAATAACCTTGTCACGGAAAGAAATTTTGGAAGTCACCCTAGAGCTAAAAAGGTCGCCCTTACTTGATCCCTCCTTTACACCTGATGCAATCCCTCCCACGCTCTTCCCCTTATCTCTTCCGATGGCATGGCCATCTTCCtcaccgtgtttcaccctcaaaCGCTCTCTTCCGCTCTCTTCTTCTCTCATTTTCCCTGAGTACGGAGTACGTACTCCTTCTCTGCTACTTTAaaaatggtttaattattcttctgttggttcctatagttttattaaatttatagttaggtctttataatttttttttcaattagattccTATActacttttagttttgtaatttagtcattttcatgtcaaaaatattaaaattaatagaatattttttaaaaaaatatatataattaaagatcTAATTAAGTTCTTAATTCtaaatatctttaatttaaagataaatattcaatttatttttaatattttttatattaaaaaagatctaattataaaattaaaaataatataaaaattaattaaaaaatataaaaatttaattaaaaatttaataaaactaaaaatacagaataattaaatctttaaaaattatttctctAACATTACGGATATAAAATACGGCACTTCATTATTGGATTTCACTGCATATCATATATAAATGCATGATGCATCAATCTGTTGCATGCaaattatatatttgtatgtCGTACTTTCAAACAAATATGTTGTGTTGTCATTCAATTCTATATTATTGAAGGtcgctttatttatttttattttcacgtTAAACAgttaatatatttgaaaaagacattatatatatatattaaaaaaccgAAACCAACATTAATACGGTAATGATGAAGTGTACCAACTAAGTTATATAAAAAATTGATCTTAGAGGAAGTGGATGTGTATCTGAGTAGTGTGCACTAGAATTCTTAGAAAATGATAGCCTTTGTAAGTTTTGGATAAGTCAATTTAGTTTTGAGTTAATAAGTTAGATTTTTCAAATCTAATAGTATCAAGTCCAATCATATAAATATTATTCTCTAATTTGATCTAGGCGTGAAAGTGCATATTAAAAGCATCACCTTATTTAGAATATATGACTATGATAACTTTTATATTTTAaggtatttcatattttaaactaatttttggcATGTGTTAGATTGAAAAGAAAGTTAGGGGAAAATATAATTGAGTTATCTGTTTGTGATTTTAAGATGGCAAGTGTTGTTCTTGTATAACTAATCACTCTTTTATATAGTTCATCCACTTTAGAATAAGCTCATATTCTTCTTGATGAATGAGATATATGTCCATTAAAAAATATACGAAATGTAAATACCTACAAAAAGTATTCTAACacttaaattaatttttggtattttcttaAAAGAAACTCAAATGGAATTTAAAACCTATATTTTTCATCAAAAGCTTTCTTTTCTTAAGTGTTGTAGAATTATAAGTGTTGGTCGGTTATAAAGTTttacaataaataattaaaataaaaaatcataactaCGAAAGTATAAATAGATCAGTTATAACCGAGTTATAACAAATAGAACAAGtgtaaaatactaaattattagttgtgatattattttttttcctttttgaaaTTGTAAACCCTAATTAAATGCAAGTCTTTGCTTTGGATAGACTGTCTCTTAACTGTTATTATTTTTGGGGCATTGAGTTAGAACATAGAAGTTAGAACTACTTAACATTATTAATATTAGTAGCATGAATGCATGAAATGGAGCTGAAGATATATCAAGAGATGAGATGGGCAGTGGTTGTTCTAAGGATTTATTAAGGAGAGAGAAGGAACAATATATTTCTCTGTTCATTTGTTTGGGTAACTCATATACTATTATAGGACTTGGTTGATTTAATAGCCGAAGGTGTTGAGAGAGAGCCTTTACTTCCATCAGAGAGTGTGTTAAATACCATAGGTCATCATATCCATGCATATAAGGATATGTGGTTCGGTGCTCGTTTTAATGGCTGAAGAGGGTGTTGGAGAGCTTTAAAGTTCTTAGTTTCTTCAGTGACCTAATTGGGGAAGTTGGAGTTATTATCTTAACATTAAATAAAGAACCCTTTGGCATTCAAGGACCTTCTTCCCTTCAACTGTACACACTACCAACATTAATTATGCTAGACCATATAcatatcaaaaaatatatttatatgttttcaaaatcatatttaatataatttttttaaaaataattatatggaCTAGTTTTTTtcacatatttatatattataaattttaaatattatcataaaaataaagtattataaatattttaaagtatGTGTTAAATATATGTtatgtttataaatatttttcctttACATCTCTTTCCCTCCCCCGTCTCACCGACTTTAATTTCATAAGTAGCAAAACTTTTCTTTCGGTTGTGGCTAGGGTCCGATAAAgatgtttaaaatatattttttattttttttaataattaaaatttaatacatataatcgattaaatcgtgttatttttgtcagaattagaccagaaaaattttaattttactaaaaaatagtgaatcaaattttaaatcagtctaattattttttataaaaaattactacaatatccttatcatagaaaataactaaaatactcttattatatatattaataaaatatatatatatatatatataagggatattttagttattttttataatagaaatattgtagtcattttttataaaaaatattaatttatatcgattcaaaatttaatttattaatttttttgctaaactaatttattcggtctaattttaataaaaataacataatttaattgattatatgtattaaattttaatttttaaaaaatatctttaaaaaaaatatttttaatatctttatttaaatagctctcttatttttttttctagtatGACATGTTATGGAGGAgccaaatttataatttaatatatgcaAAGACTATATATGTTGTGTCTGTTTATTTTATGTCGAGAAATTgagaaatttttttatgattcatTTTGTACAttcattttggaatttattattattattattattattattagatggagtataaataaaatttttacttgggtaaaatatattttttgtttttgaaatttggtaaaaattttaaaaatattcttaaattttattttgtttcaattttgttctaaaaatttttgatttgcatcaaatatatcttcgatggctaaattttcaaaaaatttaagatcaatctaataataatgcatgaaaattatacttgatttgcttgtgattagagttgttcttatgaaattgttgttgaattggtcttaaattttttgaaaaattagtcgttagaggtatatttgatgcaaatcgaaaacttttggaacaaaattaaaacaaaataaaacttagagatatttttaaaacttttatcaaacttcaaaaaagacaaaaaatatactttatcctttttactttaagtgaaatctctttgttgttaatactaataaaataattagttacttAATAAATATCCTGAAATAATGAATCATCATATGTTTAGTTATTCTAAAATATTagagttaagtatgattttggtttttaaggtataagtcgaaaattttttttgttcctAACTTTTTTAGGCATACAAAATTGTCCCTAaggtttaaaaccaaattttaaaatcatcattttcacttaaatattaaaattttggaccaaattacccataacaaaagaataaaaaaaagaatatttctaCTCCtgcaaaaggaaaaaggaaaaaaaagaaggagaaagagaaaaagaaaaagaagttattTACAATTTACCTCTATTTTCACTTCTGTCGTCATTTTTGTACGATTTTAGTCTCTAAGACaaagacaattttaaaaataaattaaatcttatagataattttatatgaaaaaaaattagaatcgaACAAATTTTCAACTTATAACTTAAATACTAAAATGTATCCAAAATATTACTATGATAAGTTAAGGGGCAGTGGTACCTTATCTTGCTAGTGTAAAAGTGGAATTTTGACCTGATGTGTAATATTTTTTTCCGATAAGACATGATATCTAATAACATACAAATTAAACTTATTATAAATATCAACAGTTTGATGAATAGTCAAATACACGTACATAATTGAcagatgataaaataataaaagaaaacagtaTATATGCATGCAGTTTGCATACATCTTTAAATTTAGTCAATATAATTGAAATATGGAAATTCATATTTATATCTTTATTCGTATTATTTACTGAAGATCAAACAGTAAGTATGTTTACATATATTTAATtgtattattttacatttttctaataaaataattaactattaaaataataaaattttttacatcaaataaatttttttgacaaTAGTTGAATTAGATATtttagaaaaacatacaaaaataatcATCCACCGTACCATTGTATTTTTTACATTTATTCTTATGTTGACTATAAAAGTC is a window from the Arachis hypogaea cultivar Tifrunner chromosome 17, arahy.Tifrunner.gnm2.J5K5, whole genome shotgun sequence genome containing:
- the LOC140180628 gene encoding uncharacterized protein; protein product: MREEESGRERLRVKHGEEDGHAIGRDKGKSVGGIASGVKEGSSYSEPYKEAIVIKVLEKNLSYTAMFHKLKGVWRITSGYEILDVGLGYFLVKFDRMDDREKDKAMMRIASAVGRPVRVDLANKSTEWEKFARACVQINLGLPVVRSVIVDEFEYKVEYECLHLICDKCNYFGHPTSDCRVIPIELEEVDQKKTSVTKSATQMVQPQEASKEKIFEFGCNPEDSVIVVDIGEELGDMLFGKEVGSQHLGDEAGWTKVSSKKREKLSQSNKAQQTSKDKVLLHSNQKLGQNRDFGLRMRGAEPGVKTGSVGRSQACMASSKQQGMKGKAVSVAVPTFTSIIKKDTRGCALLLCRIHRRLRNALAMSASIKSANCMGRVSSRGTQTNRAITGYCSTVYANPHIHRRKKLWGDLTRIANMIYGPWIMLGDFNDVLLQSEVRGRRVKGGVQVAKKLDRAVINQDWRLMFPEAYTEVLARLHSDHCLLFTRCKMAERATKGHRPFRFQAAWMTHPLFRNVVHTDWNKRATDVVKCLLEVQKDATSFNKKVFSDIFVKKRELERLLNDDQITLESREDQQFRIKEQVLHQELNAILLQEELLWYKKYREQWVRCGDRNTQFFHLQTVIRRKRNKIHGLFLEDGCWATETLTLEMVANSFFQKLFFTREDIDLDA